Proteins encoded within one genomic window of Streptosporangium album:
- a CDS encoding transposase family protein, giving the protein MLPLSTQTLTFLADLLRAHLKTIGSRWRKLPAGKIATIVLAVLRHDQRLADMAGANNVSASTVRRWMLETVELLAARAPRLDRALKKIAKAGGEVVLLDGTLIRTRRRTGADNRRNYSGKHKAHGLLVVALTDTRGNLLWVSAVRPGRASEITTARHNRLTARLREAGLGAIADLGFVGLDDDDDNPVIITGRKATRGRPLTPAQKQVNRLISAERAPVEHGFATLKAWRILTKLRLDAIHVTKLLRALMVLAITEHTR; this is encoded by the coding sequence ATGCTGCCGCTGTCCACCCAAACCCTCACCTTCCTGGCCGACCTGCTGCGCGCTCATCTCAAGACCATCGGCTCGCGCTGGCGGAAACTGCCCGCCGGGAAGATCGCCACCATCGTGCTGGCCGTCTTACGCCATGACCAGCGCCTGGCCGACATGGCCGGCGCCAACAACGTCTCGGCCTCCACCGTGCGACGCTGGATGCTGGAGACCGTCGAACTGCTCGCCGCCCGCGCACCCCGCCTGGACCGCGCCCTGAAGAAGATCGCCAAAGCCGGTGGTGAGGTCGTCCTGCTGGATGGCACCCTGATCCGCACCCGCCGCCGCACCGGAGCCGACAACCGCAGGAACTACTCGGGCAAGCACAAGGCCCACGGGCTGCTCGTGGTGGCGCTCACCGACACCCGCGGCAACCTGCTGTGGGTCTCCGCCGTCCGGCCTGGTCGCGCATCGGAGATCACCACCGCCCGGCACAACCGCCTCACCGCCCGCCTGCGCGAGGCCGGGCTGGGCGCTATCGCCGACCTCGGCTTCGTCGGCCTGGACGACGATGACGACAATCCGGTCATCATCACCGGCCGCAAAGCCACCCGCGGCAGGCCCCTCACCCCCGCGCAAAAGCAGGTCAACCGGCTCATCAGCGCCGAACGCGCCCCCGTCGAGCACGGCTTCGCCACGTTGAAGGCCTGGCGCATCCTCACCAAGCTCCGCCTGGACGCCATCCACGTCACCAAGCTGCTCCGCGCGCTGATGGTCCTGGCCATCACCGAACACACCCGCTGA
- a CDS encoding IS1634 family transposase, with protein MYVKTATRRTKDGQEIRYLQLAHNEWDADAQRSRTKVLHSFGRADQLDRAAIERLVVSLGRLLDPDRAAVLSAPAGLEFLEARPLGGTHMLDGLWRRLGIDATMKRLLAGRRMDARAERTLFALVANRALAPSSKPAATEWINSDVHIDGLTVIDEQACHRAMDWLAEIEPVLAKDVYFQVTDLLNLEVDLIFFDTTSTYFETDQADEPVARDERGRLLDQPAGPSATGDDNPDGAGEKVKLRGFRSYGKSKDSRPDLPQVVVGMAVTRDGIPVRVWSWPGATGDSALIRQVRDDLREWTLSKVIYVADRGFSSATNRKALMQGGTGYIIGEKLRSGTAEAKTALSRQGRYATVADNLQVKEVKIGSADRFIICYNPDQAVRDAAVREQLISQLTEMIDGTDTLSRTKRAELAGVISTKPGLHRFLRQTPGGLLRVDRAKIERETNLDGKYLLRCSDPSLSPEDVALGYKQLLQVERGWRDMKSIIDLRPVYHRREDRIRAHVLLCWLALLLIRVAENATGQTWTTLRAELQRLHVIAYTGPSGTFRQSTELTKPQRDLFIALDVPAPKKILDLAVAD; from the coding sequence ATGTACGTGAAGACTGCGACCCGGCGGACCAAGGATGGCCAGGAGATCCGCTACCTCCAACTGGCCCACAACGAGTGGGACGCCGACGCGCAGCGGTCCCGGACCAAGGTGCTGCACTCCTTCGGCCGCGCCGACCAGTTGGACCGGGCCGCGATCGAGCGGCTGGTCGTGTCGCTAGGCCGACTGCTCGATCCGGACCGTGCCGCAGTGTTGAGCGCCCCGGCGGGACTGGAATTCCTGGAGGCACGCCCGCTGGGCGGCACCCACATGCTCGACGGGCTGTGGCGACGGCTGGGCATCGACGCCACGATGAAGCGGCTGCTGGCCGGGCGGCGGATGGACGCCCGAGCCGAGCGGACGCTGTTCGCGCTGGTCGCCAACCGGGCGCTCGCGCCGTCGTCCAAGCCGGCCGCGACCGAGTGGATCAACTCCGACGTGCACATCGACGGCCTGACCGTCATCGACGAGCAGGCCTGCCACCGGGCAATGGACTGGCTGGCCGAGATCGAACCCGTCCTGGCCAAGGACGTGTACTTCCAGGTCACCGACCTGCTGAACCTCGAAGTCGACTTGATCTTCTTCGATACGACCAGCACGTATTTCGAGACCGATCAGGCCGATGAGCCCGTCGCTCGCGACGAGCGAGGCCGCCTCCTCGACCAGCCCGCCGGCCCGTCCGCCACCGGCGACGACAACCCAGACGGCGCCGGGGAGAAGGTGAAGCTGCGCGGGTTCCGCTCCTACGGCAAGAGCAAGGACTCACGGCCTGATCTCCCGCAGGTCGTGGTCGGCATGGCGGTGACCCGCGACGGCATTCCGGTGCGGGTCTGGTCCTGGCCGGGCGCTACCGGCGATTCGGCCCTCATCCGCCAGGTCCGCGACGACCTGCGCGAATGGACGCTGTCCAAGGTCATCTACGTGGCCGATCGAGGCTTCTCCTCCGCCACGAACCGCAAGGCTCTGATGCAAGGGGGCACCGGCTACATCATCGGCGAGAAGCTCCGCTCGGGCACCGCCGAGGCCAAGACGGCCCTGTCCCGGCAGGGCCGCTATGCCACCGTCGCCGACAACCTGCAGGTCAAAGAGGTGAAGATCGGATCGGCTGACCGCTTCATCATCTGCTATAACCCCGATCAGGCCGTCCGCGATGCCGCCGTCCGTGAGCAACTCATCTCCCAGCTGACCGAGATGATCGACGGCACCGACACCCTTAGCCGCACCAAACGAGCCGAGCTCGCCGGAGTCATCTCCACCAAGCCAGGCCTGCACCGTTTCCTACGCCAGACGCCCGGTGGACTACTCCGCGTCGACCGCGCGAAGATCGAACGCGAGACGAACCTGGACGGCAAGTACCTGCTGCGCTGCAGCGACCCCAGCCTGAGCCCCGAGGATGTCGCGCTTGGATACAAGCAACTCCTGCAGGTGGAACGAGGCTGGCGCGACATGAAATCGATCATCGACCTGCGGCCCGTCTACCACCGCCGCGAAGACCGCATCCGCGCCCATGTCCTGCTCTGCTGGCTCGCCCTGCTGCTGATCCGCGTCGCCGAGAACGCCACCGGCCAGACCTGGACCACGCTGCGCGCCGAACTGCAGCGCCTGCACGTCATCGCCTACACCGGCCCCTCGGGCACCTTCCGCCAGTCCACCGAGCTCACCAAGCCCCAGCGCGACCTGTTCATCGCCCTCGACGTCCCCGCGCCCAAGAAAATCCTCGATCTGGCCGTCGCCGACTGA
- a CDS encoding DUF732 domain-containing protein: MAIIAVIAVVGVLGLLGGLAALPGDGAERPVAKPAASASTPMPAEALPTVDDAEPSMEPTPTPDPSASAREAVFTASVKQRKALKDADSYKLGRLGWNICKALEEGKGFAEAAALGTSGFDLDTSEYIARVAIVNLCPHQRDKIPV, from the coding sequence GTGGCGATCATCGCGGTCATCGCGGTGGTAGGCGTACTCGGCCTACTGGGCGGCCTGGCCGCCTTGCCAGGCGACGGTGCCGAGAGGCCCGTGGCGAAGCCAGCGGCTTCGGCTTCGACGCCGATGCCCGCGGAGGCGCTTCCCACGGTCGATGACGCCGAACCAAGCATGGAGCCGACGCCGACACCCGACCCGTCGGCGTCGGCACGCGAAGCCGTGTTCACGGCTTCGGTGAAGCAGCGGAAAGCGCTGAAGGACGCCGATTCCTACAAACTGGGGCGGCTCGGCTGGAACATATGCAAGGCGCTGGAGGAAGGAAAGGGCTTCGCCGAGGCTGCGGCCCTCGGTACCAGCGGGTTTGACCTGGATACGTCTGAGTACATAGCGAGGGTCGCCATCGTCAACCTTTGCCCACACCAGCGGGACAAAATTCCCGTCTAG
- a CDS encoding IS256 family transposase, with amino-acid sequence MAVNDIVPAAGEYLEDTLAAASPDLLRTMIREFAQRMMDAEVEQLCGAGYGEISSERVNTRNGYRTRPWDTRAGSIELAVPRLRQGSYFPDFLLDKRRRAERALTSVVATSYLLGVSTRRVEKLAEAMGITSLSKSQVSAMAAELDGMVEQFRSRPLDAGPYTFVWIDALTQKVREGGRTVTVHALVATGVNADGLREILGLDVVSSEDGAGWPAFLRGLVARGLSGVLMVTSDCHAGLRDAIASTLPGASWQRCRTHYARNLITRVPKSAQPWVATMLRTIFEQPDAESVYAQHRHVVQVLEAKYPKAAEHLDEAREDILAFAAFPKAVWRQTWSNNPQERLNKEIRRRTDVVGIFPNRDSIVRLVGAVLAEQNDEWTEQRRYMGLEVLAECRKNTDSPDSKNKTNDAKVTIEAIAS; translated from the coding sequence GTGGCCGTCAATGACATTGTGCCCGCTGCCGGGGAGTACTTGGAAGACACCCTGGCCGCGGCGAGTCCGGACCTGCTGCGCACGATGATCCGGGAGTTCGCGCAGCGGATGATGGATGCCGAGGTCGAGCAGCTGTGCGGCGCCGGCTACGGCGAGATCAGCAGCGAGCGGGTCAACACCCGCAACGGCTACCGTACGCGGCCGTGGGACACCCGGGCCGGGAGCATCGAACTGGCCGTGCCCCGGCTACGACAGGGCTCCTACTTCCCGGACTTCCTGCTGGACAAGCGACGCCGGGCCGAGCGGGCGCTCACCTCGGTGGTGGCGACTTCCTACCTGCTCGGGGTGTCGACGCGGCGGGTGGAGAAGCTGGCCGAGGCGATGGGCATCACCTCGTTGTCGAAGTCGCAGGTCTCGGCGATGGCCGCCGAACTCGACGGCATGGTGGAGCAGTTCCGGTCCCGGCCGCTGGACGCCGGCCCGTACACCTTCGTCTGGATCGATGCCCTCACGCAGAAGGTCCGCGAAGGCGGCCGGACGGTGACCGTGCACGCCCTGGTCGCCACCGGTGTCAACGCCGACGGCCTGCGCGAGATCCTCGGCCTGGACGTCGTCTCCAGCGAGGACGGCGCGGGTTGGCCGGCGTTCCTGCGCGGCCTGGTCGCCCGCGGCCTGTCCGGCGTGCTGATGGTGACCTCCGACTGCCACGCCGGGCTGCGCGACGCGATCGCCTCCACTTTGCCGGGCGCATCCTGGCAGAGGTGTCGAACCCACTACGCGCGAAACTTGATCACGCGCGTTCCGAAGTCGGCCCAGCCATGGGTGGCCACCATGCTGCGCACCATCTTCGAGCAGCCTGACGCCGAGTCGGTCTATGCCCAGCATCGTCATGTCGTGCAGGTACTGGAGGCCAAGTACCCGAAGGCGGCCGAGCATCTGGACGAGGCCCGCGAGGACATCTTGGCCTTCGCCGCCTTCCCCAAAGCCGTCTGGCGTCAGACGTGGAGCAACAACCCTCAGGAGCGCCTGAACAAGGAGATCAGGAGGCGGACCGACGTCGTCGGTATCTTCCCCAACCGCGACTCGATCGTCCGGCTCGTCGGCGCGGTACTGGCCGAGCAGAACGACGAGTGGACCGAACAGCGCCGCTATATGGGGCTGGAGGTCCTCGCCGAGTGTCGCAAGAACACCGATTCACCCGATTCTAAAAATAAGACAAACGATGCTAAAGTGACTATTGAGGCGATTGCTTCCTAA
- a CDS encoding glycosyltransferase, translating into MLERIAEALGTLPVRGLLTTGPAVDPATVRAPGNVLVTAAAPHSIALLHAAVTITHAGHGTAVKSLAAGVPLVCVPLGRDQREVARHVEVAGAGITVSKSSSPRTIARAVDRVLNDPSYRRKAQRLAAEIAAETATDRAVTELEALAERATDRAEGALGCDTAKPSGPSRTLSS; encoded by the coding sequence GTGCTCGAGCGCATCGCCGAAGCCCTCGGCACGCTGCCGGTGCGCGGGCTGCTGACCACCGGCCCGGCCGTGGACCCGGCGACGGTCCGCGCGCCCGGCAACGTCCTGGTCACCGCGGCCGCTCCGCACAGCATCGCGCTGCTCCACGCCGCGGTGACGATCACGCACGCCGGCCACGGGACGGCCGTCAAGTCCCTGGCGGCCGGGGTCCCCCTGGTCTGCGTGCCGCTCGGGCGAGACCAGCGCGAGGTGGCACGGCATGTCGAAGTCGCCGGCGCCGGGATCACAGTGAGCAAGAGCAGCTCACCCCGCACAATCGCCCGCGCGGTCGACCGAGTCCTGAACGACCCGTCCTACCGCCGCAAAGCGCAGCGACTGGCGGCCGAGATCGCCGCCGAGACGGCCACCGACCGAGCAGTCACCGAACTCGAGGCCCTCGCCGAACGAGCGACCGACAGGGCCGAGGGCGCCCTCGGGTGCGATACGGCCAAACCGTCCGGGCCATCACGGACGTTGTCGAGCTGA
- a CDS encoding sensor histidine kinase has translation MASAVMALVCVSATLLLLMAAPQPPLYGSAAVLAGLIGGSLLLIAATALGTYWMMSRTLQPVRAISGKLATIRPSNLSERVPLPSHDDEFKELAQTTNQTLERAQAAIQEQLRFASDTSHDLRNPLAAMRTEIEEALMRREEIDWVDTADRLLESVERLQDLVTNLLEISRLDAGVIGQHDLLNLAVLVDGELDHRQSKVRVVRRFSSGVMVNGERIGLTRLLHNLMDNAERHARSTVMVTVEHRGDAPVLEVYDDGSGVPREQREVIFERFARLQDARAKDAGGSGLGLPIARQIAEDHGGTLTIEDSPSGARFVARFPRPAALAAGSR, from the coding sequence ATGGCGAGCGCCGTCATGGCGCTGGTCTGCGTCTCCGCCACCCTGCTGCTGTTGATGGCCGCTCCCCAGCCTCCGCTCTACGGCAGCGCGGCCGTACTGGCTGGACTCATCGGTGGTTCACTCCTGCTGATCGCGGCCACCGCGCTCGGGACGTACTGGATGATGAGCAGGACCCTGCAGCCGGTTCGCGCCATCAGTGGGAAACTCGCCACGATCCGGCCTTCCAATCTGAGCGAGCGGGTTCCGCTGCCGAGCCATGATGACGAGTTCAAGGAGCTCGCGCAGACCACCAACCAGACGTTGGAGCGGGCCCAGGCTGCGATCCAGGAGCAGTTGAGGTTCGCCTCGGACACCTCCCATGACCTGCGCAACCCGCTCGCGGCGATGCGTACCGAGATCGAGGAAGCGCTCATGCGGCGGGAGGAGATCGACTGGGTGGACACCGCCGACAGGCTGCTGGAGTCTGTTGAGCGGCTGCAGGACTTGGTAACCAACCTGCTGGAGATCTCCCGACTTGACGCGGGCGTCATCGGCCAACACGACCTCCTCAACCTCGCCGTCCTGGTGGACGGCGAGCTCGACCATCGGCAAAGCAAGGTCAGGGTGGTCAGGAGGTTCAGTAGCGGCGTGATGGTCAACGGAGAGCGGATCGGTCTCACCCGGCTGCTGCACAACCTCATGGACAATGCCGAACGCCACGCCCGCTCCACGGTCATGGTCACCGTCGAGCACCGGGGCGACGCGCCGGTGCTGGAGGTCTACGACGACGGGAGCGGGGTGCCGCGCGAGCAGCGGGAGGTCATCTTCGAGCGCTTCGCCCGCCTGCAAGACGCGCGTGCCAAGGACGCCGGCGGCAGTGGCCTGGGCCTGCCGATCGCCCGGCAGATCGCCGAAGACCATGGTGGCACCCTCACCATCGAAGACAGCCCATCCGGGGCACGGTTCGTCGCACGCTTCCCCCGGCCGGCCGCGTTAGCGGCGGGCAGCAGGTAG
- a CDS encoding tyrosine-type recombinase/integrase, translating to MATDRHLTAVPDRDNAETPGGVPTAEALASFLRHLAGRRGRSGRITSPETVRAYTSALPTAFTGIVHLGELARVGRDQLHTNIRGAWGGAAPSTFNAKRAAVASALAYFHDQGWIGDPAAVLHGLDREHQPRPDDTRVRSRERIDRLIADKRRPLEDRTLWAMLYSTAARAEEVLRLNVEDLDRANRRARTIRKGGKADELLYDIRTARMLGQLLGRRTRGPIFLSARIAPDDGTAPVRDVDPASRRRRMTYRTAERHLGAATDGWNLHDLRHSRLTHAGEDGATEADLMNLSGHEDRRTLQRYLKPSKEGTQRRLDGIEAQRGTWTPSADELADRMTTR from the coding sequence ATGGCGACAGACCGGCACCTCACCGCCGTGCCCGACCGTGACAACGCGGAGACGCCGGGAGGGGTGCCGACCGCCGAGGCGCTCGCCTCGTTCCTGCGCCACCTCGCTGGCCGACGCGGCCGGTCCGGCCGAATCACCTCGCCGGAGACCGTGCGCGCCTACACCTCGGCCCTGCCGACCGCGTTCACCGGGATCGTGCACCTCGGCGAGCTCGCCCGCGTCGGCCGAGACCAGCTGCACACCAACATCCGCGGCGCGTGGGGCGGCGCGGCGCCGTCGACGTTCAACGCCAAGCGGGCTGCCGTCGCCTCCGCCCTGGCCTACTTCCACGACCAAGGCTGGATCGGCGACCCGGCCGCGGTACTGCACGGCCTGGACCGAGAGCACCAGCCCAGGCCGGACGACACCCGCGTCCGCAGTCGCGAGCGGATCGACCGGCTCATCGCCGACAAACGCCGCCCGCTGGAAGACCGGACGCTGTGGGCGATGCTCTACTCCACCGCCGCCCGCGCCGAGGAAGTCCTGCGCCTGAACGTCGAAGACCTCGACCGCGCCAACCGCCGCGCACGCACCATCCGCAAAGGCGGCAAAGCCGACGAGCTGCTCTACGACATCCGCACCGCCCGGATGCTCGGCCAGCTCCTCGGCCGCCGCACCCGCGGGCCGATCTTCCTGTCCGCGCGCATCGCCCCTGACGACGGCACCGCGCCCGTACGTGACGTCGACCCGGCCAGCCGCCGCCGACGCATGACCTACCGCACCGCCGAACGCCACCTCGGCGCCGCCACCGACGGCTGGAATCTGCACGACCTGCGCCACTCCCGACTCACCCACGCCGGCGAGGACGGCGCCACCGAAGCCGACCTGATGAACCTCTCCGGCCACGAAGACCGCCGCACCCTCCAGCGCTACCTCAAGCCCAGCAAAGAAGGCACCCAGCGCCGACTCGACGGCATCGAGGCCCAGCGCGGTACCTGGACACCCAGCGCCGACGAACTCGCAGACCGCATGACCACCCGGTGA
- a CDS encoding DUF4158 domain-containing protein, whose translation MSEKMFSREQLEQLRSFPDIGRDELITHFTLTPADVAFVDPGRGRGPADRLGMAVMVATLPWLGFVPDEVGSARGMTSIRTKSPVSRAELSGLS comes from the coding sequence GTGTCGGAGAAGATGTTCTCCCGCGAGCAGTTGGAGCAGTTGCGGTCGTTCCCGGATATCGGCCGCGATGAGTTGATCACGCACTTCACGTTGACGCCCGCAGATGTGGCGTTCGTGGATCCGGGACGGGGCCGAGGCCCGGCCGATCGGCTGGGGATGGCCGTGATGGTCGCGACGCTGCCGTGGCTTGGGTTTGTGCCCGATGAGGTGGGGTCGGCTCGGGGCATGACGAGCATCCGAACGAAAAGTCCCGTTAGCAGAGCGGAGTTGAGCGGCTTGTCGTGA
- a CDS encoding recombinase family protein — translation MVDRIYLRHSTDKQTDARQRHVLAALLAAGTPTYEDPATSSRQLSLDRAGFTKLLHEATVGDTIRIADAARVFRSVADILALRPVLIRRGLHLRVESGLLSGIDLASDDPGTKMMVSVLAAVLEFQRDMISENTREGVAAAEAAGKTLGRPAALDPSTATAIVAAYRQGAAVKALARQHRVAPKTIRRVLDAAGARDLSGPLDMPPIRPGELDDALAPQVDVVLDVPGRLADLLRITGDEVVCLALVSGRNIRRGPGYSVRMVAPLALHRAMLEQSAAAADSAGPAERKAHRVYAARVAAVEATRLHRP, via the coding sequence ATGGTTGACCGGATCTACCTGCGCCACTCCACCGACAAGCAGACCGACGCCCGTCAGCGCCACGTCCTGGCCGCTCTGCTGGCCGCCGGCACTCCCACCTACGAGGACCCCGCCACCTCCAGCCGCCAGCTCTCCCTGGACCGCGCCGGCTTCACCAAGCTGCTTCACGAAGCCACCGTCGGCGACACCATCCGCATCGCCGACGCCGCCCGCGTCTTCCGCTCCGTCGCCGACATCCTCGCCCTGCGCCCGGTGCTCATCCGCCGCGGCCTGCACCTGCGCGTCGAGTCCGGCCTGCTGTCCGGTATCGACCTGGCCAGCGACGACCCCGGAACCAAGATGATGGTCTCCGTCCTCGCCGCCGTGCTGGAGTTCCAGCGCGACATGATCAGCGAGAACACCCGCGAGGGTGTCGCTGCCGCCGAGGCGGCTGGCAAGACCCTGGGCCGCCCCGCCGCCCTCGACCCGAGCACGGCGACCGCCATCGTGGCGGCCTACCGCCAGGGTGCCGCCGTCAAGGCCCTGGCCCGGCAGCACCGCGTCGCCCCCAAGACCATCCGCCGCGTTCTCGACGCCGCCGGCGCCCGCGACCTGTCCGGCCCGCTCGACATGCCCCCAATCCGCCCCGGCGAGCTGGACGACGCGCTCGCCCCACAAGTGGACGTGGTCCTCGACGTGCCCGGACGACTCGCCGATCTCCTGCGCATCACTGGGGACGAGGTCGTCTGCCTGGCCCTCGTCTCAGGACGGAACATCCGCCGCGGCCCCGGCTATTCAGTCCGCATGGTGGCCCCGCTTGCACTTCACCGCGCCATGCTGGAGCAAAGTGCTGCCGCCGCCGACAGCGCCGGCCCGGCTGAGCGCAAGGCGCACCGGGTGTACGCCGCCCGCGTCGCAGCCGTCGAGGCCACCCGGCTGCATAGGCCGTGA
- a CDS encoding nitroreductase, whose translation MSEGREDVDVYEAVDSRRAVRAFSDEPVPKEILERVLATATRAPSSGNLQPWHVYVVTGEPLAELKRRATARARAGDPGDEREYPMYPAELTSPYLDRFSAAAAQRYEALGIERDDSDRPKKIAALNSEAFGAPVVLFCYLDRTMGPGQWGDAGMYLQTVMLLLRAEGLHSCPQVMWTMYRKTVSQMVGADDGLVLFCGVSAGFEKEGVPRLRTGRADMMETVSFIGV comes from the coding sequence TTGAGTGAAGGGCGCGAAGACGTGGATGTGTATGAGGCCGTGGACAGTCGCCGGGCTGTGCGGGCGTTCAGCGATGAGCCGGTGCCCAAGGAGATACTCGAACGAGTGCTGGCGACAGCGACGCGGGCTCCGTCGAGTGGGAATCTCCAGCCGTGGCATGTGTACGTCGTGACCGGCGAGCCCTTGGCCGAACTCAAAAGGCGCGCTACGGCCAGGGCTCGGGCGGGAGACCCGGGTGATGAGCGGGAGTATCCGATGTACCCGGCCGAACTGACCTCGCCGTATCTGGACCGCTTTTCCGCCGCAGCCGCCCAGCGGTACGAAGCCCTGGGAATCGAGCGTGACGACTCCGACAGGCCCAAGAAGATCGCCGCCTTGAACTCGGAGGCGTTCGGGGCGCCAGTCGTACTGTTCTGCTACCTCGACCGGACGATGGGGCCCGGACAGTGGGGGGACGCAGGGATGTACTTGCAGACGGTCATGCTGTTGCTGAGAGCGGAAGGGTTGCACAGTTGCCCCCAGGTGATGTGGACGATGTATCGCAAGACTGTCAGCCAGATGGTCGGCGCCGATGACGGGCTCGTACTGTTCTGCGGTGTCTCGGCGGGGTTCGAGAAGGAAGGCGTGCCACGGCTGCGTACGGGGCGGGCGGACATGATGGAGACAGTGAGCTTCATCGGGGTGTGA